A DNA window from Myxococcales bacterium contains the following coding sequences:
- a CDS encoding sulfatase gives MNSRSLAAILAVALVGTSHAGCTPAASPPNILLIVLDTVRADAVGLAWKQRPVTPQMDRIALEGWRFANAYATAPWTLPSHASMFTGLAPSQHGAVHEHFTLGPEHPTLAEILARRGYTTHGITSNPWVTAERGLARGFGRFEKAYSDVEAANDKGAARATQLAIDFIARASREDKPFFLFVNYLEAHLPYAPPDAGFEALGIEIDSLSRREFTIEQAEEIIAGKRAASADELALARTLYLGEIAYQDQQLGKLLDALRMRNLLDETLVIITADHGELLGDQGLMGHEFSLSDDLLRVPLVLRYPSRLPARQTVTLPVSHLDLLPTVLDLLGESEIPVPLEGKSLLASEAISPERALIAEYSQPVTLLGQYWAARHPDFDSEAYAVSLRSLRKGTRKLVENSRGEVTLIELDLNAATSDGNDLAREIVTIEMRKELASWITRLKGVEEPLLIPPDGSDSSIP, from the coding sequence ATGAACTCGCGGTCGCTCGCAGCGATCCTTGCGGTCGCACTGGTCGGCACCAGCCACGCCGGTTGCACACCCGCGGCTTCGCCTCCCAACATTCTGCTGATCGTGCTCGACACGGTTCGCGCCGACGCCGTCGGTCTCGCATGGAAACAGCGGCCCGTTACACCTCAAATGGATCGCATCGCCCTCGAGGGTTGGCGCTTCGCGAATGCCTATGCGACGGCGCCCTGGACCTTGCCCTCCCACGCCAGCATGTTCACCGGCCTGGCACCGAGCCAACACGGCGCCGTTCACGAACACTTCACTCTCGGCCCAGAGCACCCCACCCTGGCCGAGATACTCGCTCGGCGCGGGTACACGACCCATGGAATCACGAGCAATCCATGGGTAACGGCGGAGCGCGGTCTGGCTCGCGGCTTTGGTCGATTCGAAAAGGCGTATAGCGATGTCGAAGCAGCGAACGACAAGGGAGCCGCGCGGGCGACCCAACTCGCCATCGATTTCATTGCCCGGGCTTCACGAGAGGACAAACCGTTCTTTCTGTTCGTGAACTACCTCGAAGCCCACCTGCCCTATGCCCCGCCCGACGCCGGGTTCGAAGCGCTCGGCATCGAGATCGACTCCCTCTCGCGGCGGGAATTTACCATCGAACAAGCCGAGGAGATCATCGCCGGCAAGCGAGCCGCCAGCGCTGACGAACTCGCGCTCGCACGCACGCTCTACCTCGGCGAAATCGCGTACCAGGACCAACAGCTCGGAAAACTTCTCGATGCGTTGCGTATGCGCAACCTGCTGGACGAGACGCTTGTCATCATCACTGCAGATCACGGCGAATTACTGGGCGATCAAGGATTGATGGGGCACGAATTTTCTCTTTCCGACGACCTGCTGCGGGTTCCGCTAGTGCTTCGCTATCCATCCCGCCTACCCGCCCGACAGACCGTGACGCTCCCGGTTTCGCACCTCGACCTTCTGCCTACGGTGTTGGATTTGCTCGGCGAGTCCGAGATCCCGGTGCCGCTCGAAGGCAAGAGCCTGCTGGCATCCGAGGCAATTTCCCCCGAGCGAGCCCTGATCGCAGAATACTCGCAACCCGTCACATTGTTGGGTCAGTATTGGGCAGCTCGGCATCCCGACTTTGACAGCGAGGCCTACGCGGTATCCCTTCGCAGCCTGCGCAAGGGAACTCGTAAGCTGGTAGAGAACTCGCGCGGAGAGGTCACGCTGATCGAGCTCGATTTAAATGCAGCGACGTCGGACGGCAACGATTTGGCCCGGGAGATTGTCACGATCGAGATGCGAAAGGAACTCGCAAGCTGGATCACGCGGCTGAAGGGAGTCGAAGAACCATTGTTGATACCCCCCGACGGGTCGGATTCATCGATTCCCTGA
- a CDS encoding DegT/DnrJ/EryC1/StrS aminotransferase family protein gives MNNIPFVDLAAQYQRLKSQIDARIRGVLDHGRFIMGPEIAELEAALCAFAGCEHAIAVSSGTDALVMVLMAEGVGPGDAVFLPAFTFTASAEVVLLVGAVPVFVDVDEKTFNLDVEPLRAKIREVEKSDNLTPKAILPVDLFGLPADYAAINEIADEHGLRVIGDAAQSFGGRIGEARVGALAPVTTTSFYPAKPLGCYGDGGAIFTNDAERAGLLRSIREHGKGKGKYDIDRIGVNSRLDTLQAAILLPKLAIFAEELEARERLAARYDAQLAQAVTTPARQAGKTSAWAQYSILLDDRDRVVAALADAGIPTAIYYPTPIHLQPPYADFGDGEGSLPVSESLCRRIMSLPMHPYMEDATADRICSALLEANR, from the coding sequence ATGAACAACATCCCCTTCGTCGACCTCGCCGCTCAGTATCAGCGCCTGAAGTCGCAGATCGACGCGCGTATTCGGGGCGTACTCGACCACGGCCGCTTCATCATGGGCCCGGAAATCGCCGAACTCGAAGCCGCGTTGTGTGCTTTCGCCGGTTGCGAACACGCGATTGCAGTATCCAGTGGAACCGACGCGCTGGTGATGGTGTTGATGGCCGAAGGCGTCGGCCCGGGTGATGCCGTGTTTCTGCCCGCATTCACCTTCACCGCCTCTGCAGAGGTCGTCCTGCTCGTGGGTGCCGTACCGGTCTTTGTCGACGTGGACGAAAAGACTTTCAATCTCGACGTGGAACCCCTGCGCGCAAAGATCCGAGAGGTCGAAAAATCCGACAATCTCACACCCAAAGCCATCCTGCCGGTAGACCTTTTTGGCTTGCCCGCCGACTACGCGGCGATCAACGAGATTGCCGACGAACACGGTCTTCGGGTGATCGGCGACGCCGCCCAGAGTTTCGGTGGCCGGATCGGAGAAGCGCGGGTGGGCGCCCTGGCGCCGGTCACGACCACGAGTTTCTATCCCGCGAAACCTCTCGGATGCTACGGCGACGGTGGCGCCATCTTTACCAATGACGCCGAACGAGCCGGGCTGCTGCGCTCGATTCGGGAGCACGGCAAGGGCAAAGGGAAATACGACATCGACAGGATCGGAGTAAACAGCCGGCTCGACACCCTGCAGGCGGCCATCCTGCTTCCCAAACTCGCAATCTTCGCCGAGGAACTCGAGGCCCGGGAACGACTCGCCGCCCGCTATGATGCCCAACTCGCACAAGCAGTCACTACACCCGCGCGACAGGCGGGAAAGACGAGCGCCTGGGCGCAGTACTCCATCTTGCTCGACGATCGGGACCGAGTCGTCGCGGCCCTGGCCGATGCGGGAATCCCGACTGCGATCTACTACCCCACGCCGATTCATCTGCAGCCCCCGTACGCGGACTTCGGAGACGGCGAAGGTTCGCTGCCGGTGAGCGAATCGCTCTGTCGCCGCATCATGAGCCTGCCGATGCATCCCTACATGGAAGACGCGACCGCAGACCGCATCTGCAGTGCGCTTCTCGAAGCGAATCGCTAG
- a CDS encoding 6-phosphofructokinase, which produces MSKTLEGNAVIGQSGGPTAVINQSMVGCIEVLRSCDAIGKILGAHHAVSGIIQNDFIDLTDIPQARLERIANTPSSALGSSRDKPDKEYCKKIFDSFAANNVRYFFYIGGNDSSDTARIVNEMARDEGYELRAFHVPKTIDNDLEHNDHTPGFPSAARFVAQALMGDQLDNAALPGIKVDIIMGRHAGFLTAASVMARSRESDGPHLIYVPEVAFDLEQFIADVDRSYTKHGRCIIAISEGIHDADGNAIATKLADTVEKDAHGNVQLSGTGALGDYLVRLIKQRLGEGLRVRADTFGYLQRSFAGCVSEVDQREARASARLAAELAIEGVENGSIAIQRVSDDPYQVEYKRIELSDVAGKTRALPLEYIVDGCDIAPSFRTYLAPLLGELPPIEQF; this is translated from the coding sequence ATGTCGAAGACACTCGAGGGCAACGCGGTGATCGGACAGTCTGGTGGTCCGACCGCGGTCATCAATCAATCGATGGTCGGATGTATCGAGGTGCTGCGCTCTTGCGACGCGATCGGCAAGATCCTGGGCGCGCATCACGCGGTCAGCGGCATTATCCAAAACGATTTCATCGACCTGACCGACATTCCACAAGCTCGACTCGAGCGGATTGCCAACACACCGTCTTCCGCATTGGGAAGTAGCCGCGACAAGCCAGACAAAGAGTACTGCAAGAAGATCTTCGACAGCTTCGCCGCAAACAACGTCCGCTACTTTTTCTATATCGGCGGGAACGACAGCTCGGACACTGCGCGCATTGTCAACGAGATGGCCCGGGATGAAGGCTACGAACTGCGCGCGTTTCACGTCCCCAAGACGATCGACAACGATCTCGAACACAACGACCACACCCCGGGCTTCCCGTCCGCAGCGCGTTTTGTCGCCCAGGCACTGATGGGGGACCAGCTCGACAACGCGGCACTTCCGGGCATCAAGGTGGATATCATCATGGGGCGCCACGCCGGCTTTCTGACCGCGGCGAGCGTGATGGCGCGCAGTCGGGAGAGCGACGGACCCCATCTGATCTACGTGCCCGAGGTCGCGTTCGACCTCGAACAGTTCATTGCGGACGTAGACCGCTCTTATACAAAGCACGGTCGTTGCATCATCGCGATCTCCGAGGGAATCCACGACGCCGACGGCAATGCGATCGCGACCAAGTTGGCGGATACCGTCGAGAAGGACGCCCATGGGAATGTCCAACTCTCAGGCACGGGCGCACTCGGGGACTATCTCGTTCGACTGATCAAGCAGCGGCTCGGCGAGGGATTGCGGGTGCGCGCCGACACCTTTGGGTACTTGCAGCGGTCCTTTGCGGGTTGCGTGAGCGAAGTAGACCAGCGGGAAGCTCGCGCTTCGGCACGACTGGCCGCCGAGTTGGCGATCGAAGGGGTTGAAAACGGATCGATTGCGATCCAGCGGGTGAGCGATGATCCCTATCAGGTCGAGTACAAGCGCATCGAATTGAGCGACGTGGCCGGGAAGACGCGGGCCCTGCCCCTCGAGTACATCGTCGATGGTTGCGATATTGCGCCGAGTTTTCGCACCTACCTGGCTCCGCTGCTAGGCGAGCTACCGCCGATCGAGCAATTTTAG
- the pqqB gene encoding pyrroloquinoline quinone biosynthesis protein PqqB, with translation MKIRVLGSGAGGGFPQWNCNCDNCARLRRGEFEGSARTQSSIAVSANGVEWVLLNASPDIRAQIESFPALQPARKIRDTGICAVLLVDAQIDHSTGLMTLRECDHPLSIYTTRLVRDDLTSGYPLLSVLEHYCGVDWHEVPIDLSAFEIKGADGLRFTAIPIESEAPPYSPRRHAPEPGDNIGLRIEDLATGGTLVYAPGLGSIGAELASQMERADCLLIDGTMWTDDEMERAGVGTRRAHEMGHLHQSGDEGLLAKLAAIPNVRKILIHINNTNPLLDEASPAHAEMLAAGIELAFDGMDIEL, from the coding sequence ATGAAGATTCGGGTGTTGGGATCGGGGGCCGGGGGCGGGTTTCCCCAGTGGAATTGCAACTGCGATAATTGTGCCCGATTGCGGCGCGGAGAGTTCGAGGGGAGTGCGAGGACACAATCGTCCATTGCAGTCAGTGCGAACGGCGTGGAATGGGTGTTGCTGAATGCATCGCCGGATATACGCGCCCAAATCGAGTCGTTTCCGGCCTTGCAACCCGCTCGCAAAATCCGGGACACGGGGATCTGCGCCGTGCTGCTCGTCGATGCGCAGATCGACCACTCGACGGGGCTCATGACCCTGCGCGAGTGCGATCATCCTCTTTCGATCTACACGACCCGTCTGGTGAGGGATGATCTCACGTCGGGATATCCTCTGCTCAGCGTCCTCGAACACTATTGCGGGGTGGATTGGCACGAGGTTCCCATAGACCTGTCTGCGTTCGAGATCAAAGGGGCAGATGGGTTGCGCTTCACGGCCATTCCGATCGAGAGCGAGGCGCCCCCCTACTCACCAAGGCGTCATGCGCCCGAGCCCGGCGACAACATTGGCCTGCGCATCGAAGATCTCGCGACGGGGGGCACGCTCGTCTACGCGCCCGGACTCGGTTCCATTGGCGCCGAACTCGCGAGCCAGATGGAGCGCGCGGATTGCCTGCTCATCGATGGTACGATGTGGACCGATGACGAGATGGAGCGGGCCGGAGTGGGGACCAGGCGCGCCCACGAGATGGGACATCTTCATCAGTCTGGTGACGAGGGGTTGCTGGCAAAACTCGCGGCAATTCCCAACGTGCGGAAAATCTTGATTCACATCAACAACACCAATCCACTGCTCGACGAAGCATCGCCGGCCCACGCCGAAATGCTGGCAGCGGGCATCGAATTGGCCTTCGACGGGATGGACATCGAGCTATGA
- the pqqC gene encoding pyrroloquinoline-quinone synthase PqqC, with product MSEDPRPAWSPTEFEKQLRAKERFYHIHHEFQQRMDAGELSREAIQGWVANRFYYQLKIPVKDANILANCPDREVRRLWIRRMLDHDGDEKSQGGIEAWLRLGEAVGLDREELTSQQRVLPGVRFAVDSYVNFARNASWQEAACSSLTELFAPIAHQRRLDNWPEHYPWIDEEGYQYFSQRLSEARRDVEHGLAITLEHFVTRVDQERALGILQFKLDILWTMLDAMWLAFVEGRPPYHGISAE from the coding sequence ATGAGTGAAGACCCAAGGCCCGCGTGGTCCCCGACTGAATTCGAGAAGCAGTTGCGGGCGAAGGAGCGGTTCTATCACATCCATCACGAGTTTCAGCAGCGCATGGATGCGGGGGAGCTTTCACGTGAGGCGATCCAGGGTTGGGTAGCCAACCGATTCTACTACCAGCTCAAGATCCCGGTGAAAGATGCAAACATCCTCGCCAACTGTCCGGATCGCGAGGTTCGCCGCCTCTGGATCCGGCGCATGCTCGATCACGACGGGGACGAGAAGAGCCAGGGTGGAATCGAAGCCTGGCTGCGTCTGGGGGAAGCCGTCGGCCTCGATCGAGAAGAACTGACATCCCAGCAACGCGTATTGCCGGGAGTGCGATTCGCCGTCGACTCCTATGTGAATTTTGCGCGCAACGCGAGTTGGCAGGAGGCAGCCTGTTCCTCACTGACGGAACTCTTCGCGCCGATCGCGCACCAGCGAAGGCTCGACAACTGGCCCGAACACTACCCTTGGATCGACGAAGAGGGTTATCAATACTTTAGCCAACGGCTATCCGAAGCGCGGCGAGACGTCGAGCACGGGCTCGCGATTACCCTCGAGCATTTCGTCACCCGCGTCGATCAGGAACGGGCCCTGGGTATACTGCAATTCAAGCTCGATATTTTATGGACGATGCTCGACGCCATGTGGCTGGCCTTCGTCGAGGGGCGTCCTCCATACCACGGCATTTCTGCCGAGTAG
- a CDS encoding permease, with protein MPDLGLDRTLAIILGLLGFLSAIALWQGGEELLRAGLGSGGRLLIRFSLLIAVSFLVAGLAEKLVPHAWVEGALGDEAGIRGLFVATAAGIVTPSGPFLALPIAAALFRSGASLAAVVTFVSSWSLLALHRLVAWEIPLLGWRFALIRYSASIALPLAAGLIVRLLLGTKAAAD; from the coding sequence TTGCCGGATCTGGGATTGGATCGCACCCTGGCCATCATCCTGGGGCTCTTGGGATTCCTGTCGGCCATCGCCTTGTGGCAGGGAGGCGAGGAACTCCTGCGGGCCGGACTCGGCAGCGGCGGGCGTCTGCTGATCCGCTTCAGCTTGTTGATCGCGGTTTCGTTTCTGGTCGCCGGGTTGGCCGAAAAACTCGTGCCCCACGCTTGGGTCGAGGGAGCACTCGGCGACGAGGCGGGTATTCGTGGACTCTTCGTGGCTACGGCCGCCGGGATCGTGACCCCCTCCGGCCCGTTCCTCGCCCTGCCCATCGCCGCCGCCCTGTTTCGATCCGGCGCCAGCCTGGCTGCGGTGGTGACGTTCGTGTCGAGCTGGTCGCTGCTTGCATTGCATCGCCTGGTGGCGTGGGAGATCCCGCTACTCGGCTGGCGCTTCGCCCTGATCCGCTACTCGGCTTCTATCGCCCTCCCATTGGCAGCGGGACTGATCGTGCGGCTGCTGCTGGGAACCAAAGCTGCCGCAGACTGA
- the pqqA gene encoding pyrroloquinoline quinone precursor peptide PqqA, which translates to MGSSKTTSTSAASPGQESAAKLAWRKPVVEETACGCEINCYATSSGLRRPN; encoded by the coding sequence ATGGGAAGTTCAAAGACCACATCGACCTCAGCCGCGAGCCCCGGGCAAGAATCAGCCGCCAAGCTGGCCTGGCGCAAGCCTGTGGTAGAGGAGACGGCATGTGGCTGCGAAATCAACTGCTATGCAACGTCTTCGGGTCTTCGGCGCCCCAACTGA
- the pqqD gene encoding pyrroloquinoline quinone biosynthesis peptide chaperone PqqD yields the protein MWLRNQLLCNVFGSSAPQLTLRKRVRIEAEVLPRLPRGVRLRDDPVRATTLLLAPERVLYPDSIGIAILRECNGDHSVAEIAACLAERFEAPVEQILQDTVELLQDLADRGYVVVEPVVGADA from the coding sequence ATGTGGCTGCGAAATCAACTGCTATGCAACGTCTTCGGGTCTTCGGCGCCCCAACTGACTTTGCGAAAGCGAGTCCGGATTGAGGCCGAAGTACTGCCGCGTCTACCCCGCGGCGTGCGGCTGCGAGACGATCCGGTTCGGGCGACGACACTGCTGCTCGCCCCCGAGCGAGTGCTGTATCCAGATTCGATTGGCATCGCGATTCTTCGCGAATGCAATGGCGACCACTCCGTTGCAGAGATAGCAGCCTGTCTCGCCGAGCGTTTCGAGGCACCCGTCGAGCAAATTCTTCAGGACACCGTCGAGTTGCTGCAAGACCTGGCGGATCGCGGCTATGTCGTTGTAGAGCCGGTGGTCGGAGCGGACGCATGA
- the pqqE gene encoding pyrroloquinoline quinone biosynthesis protein PqqE, with product MSDRKPLQVDPPIALLAELSHRCPLRCGYCSNPLELTRTSAELGTDDWCRTLQEAAELGVLQVHFSGGEPSVRQDLEQLVSHARRHDLYTNLITSGVLLDARRIDDLYEAGLDHLQLSVQGRDAQGADLIGGYPGGHEKKLAVAALVRERGIMLTLNAVVHRRNLHEVDALIELAMELDAHRIEIACVQYSGWARRNLAALLPTPEQVEDLMKTIEAARARVLGHIAIDFVPPDYYAERPKPCMNGWGQQIITVNPAGLVLPCHSAETISGMVFDSVTHRSLADIWYRGEAFGRFRGTDWMQEPCRSCEFREQDFGGCRCQALAIAGDVSAADPVCEKSPDRAKVDALIAAAQAEPDVPYLYRGES from the coding sequence ATGAGCGATCGCAAACCTCTGCAGGTCGACCCTCCGATCGCGCTATTGGCGGAGCTATCTCATCGCTGTCCTCTGCGCTGCGGCTACTGCTCGAATCCCCTCGAATTGACCCGCACTTCGGCGGAGCTCGGCACCGACGACTGGTGCCGAACCTTGCAAGAAGCAGCGGAACTGGGTGTGCTGCAGGTTCACTTTTCGGGGGGCGAACCCAGCGTGCGGCAAGATCTCGAACAGCTCGTCTCTCATGCCCGGCGCCACGACCTGTATACGAATCTCATTACTTCCGGCGTACTGCTCGATGCCCGTCGCATCGATGATTTGTACGAAGCGGGACTCGATCACCTGCAGCTCAGCGTGCAGGGACGCGATGCACAGGGCGCCGATCTGATCGGGGGCTACCCGGGTGGGCACGAGAAGAAGCTCGCGGTAGCGGCCCTGGTCCGGGAGCGGGGCATCATGCTCACCCTCAATGCCGTGGTTCATCGCCGCAATCTGCACGAGGTCGATGCGCTGATCGAATTGGCGATGGAACTCGATGCGCATCGAATCGAAATTGCCTGCGTCCAGTACAGCGGCTGGGCGCGCCGCAATCTCGCGGCTCTACTCCCGACGCCGGAACAAGTCGAAGACTTGATGAAGACGATCGAGGCCGCGCGTGCCCGGGTGCTTGGACATATTGCGATCGACTTCGTCCCGCCGGACTACTACGCCGAGCGTCCCAAGCCCTGCATGAATGGCTGGGGGCAGCAAATCATCACGGTGAATCCGGCGGGGTTGGTGCTGCCCTGTCATTCGGCCGAAACGATTTCGGGCATGGTGTTTGACAGCGTCACCCATCGTTCTCTGGCCGACATCTGGTATCGAGGCGAAGCCTTTGGGCGCTTTCGCGGGACGGACTGGATGCAGGAGCCGTGTCGCTCCTGCGAATTCCGCGAACAGGACTTTGGGGGTTGCCGCTGCCAGGCGCTGGCGATTGCCGGCGACGTCAGCGCGGCGGACCCCGTCTGCGAAAAATCGCCGGATCGGGCCAAGGTGGATGCGTTGATCGCCGCAGCCCAAGCCGAACCCGATGTCCCGTATCTATATCGGGGTGAATCTTAG
- the fbaA gene encoding class II fructose-bisphosphate aldolase, which translates to MATTTMRPGVVTGERYRDFVAAAKEGGYAIPAVNVTSTSTLNSALEAAANTKSDIIIQLSNGGAQFYAGKGMQDEFTAKVIGAVSAARHIHLVAEHYGVCVVIHTDHANRKLIPWVEALLTHGEAFYSETGGPLYSSHMLDLSADDIGFNLSECQRLLERMTKIGMSIEIELGVTGGEEDGVGSDLEEGADNSKLYTQPEDVLQAYDLLEPVGHFSVAASFGNVHGVYKPGNVKLLPEILKNSQALVHEKKGTAENPLNLVFHGGSGSEKSKIAEAVSYGVFKMNIDTDTQFAFSKPLKQYVAENTKAFENQIDPDDGTPYKKFYDPRKWTRACEESMALRLTEAFEDLGSLGKSIARA; encoded by the coding sequence ATGGCAACCACCACCATGCGTCCCGGAGTCGTAACCGGAGAGCGGTACCGGGACTTCGTCGCCGCTGCCAAAGAAGGCGGCTACGCGATCCCCGCGGTCAACGTCACCAGCACTTCGACGCTCAATTCTGCGCTCGAAGCCGCCGCAAATACCAAGTCCGATATCATCATCCAGCTCAGCAACGGTGGTGCGCAGTTCTACGCGGGCAAGGGGATGCAAGACGAATTCACGGCCAAGGTGATTGGTGCCGTCTCTGCTGCGCGCCACATCCACTTGGTCGCCGAGCACTATGGCGTTTGCGTCGTGATCCACACCGACCACGCCAACCGAAAGTTGATCCCCTGGGTCGAGGCTCTGCTGACCCACGGAGAGGCGTTCTACAGCGAAACCGGCGGGCCGCTCTACAGCTCGCACATGCTCGATCTCTCGGCAGACGACATTGGTTTCAATCTCTCTGAGTGCCAACGATTGTTGGAACGGATGACAAAGATCGGCATGAGCATCGAGATTGAGCTGGGGGTAACGGGCGGCGAAGAAGACGGCGTCGGCTCGGACCTCGAGGAAGGTGCAGACAACTCGAAGCTCTACACCCAGCCGGAAGACGTGCTGCAGGCTTACGACCTGCTCGAACCCGTCGGCCACTTTTCCGTGGCGGCTTCGTTTGGAAATGTTCACGGGGTCTACAAGCCCGGCAACGTCAAGTTGCTTCCCGAGATTCTAAAGAACAGCCAGGCGCTCGTACACGAGAAGAAGGGAACGGCCGAAAACCCGCTCAATCTCGTTTTCCACGGTGGATCGGGCTCGGAGAAATCAAAGATCGCCGAGGCCGTCTCGTACGGTGTGTTCAAGATGAATATCGACACCGACACCCAGTTCGCGTTCTCGAAACCCTTGAAGCAGTACGTCGCCGAGAACACCAAAGCCTTCGAGAACCAAATTGATCCCGACGACGGCACTCCCTACAAGAAGTTTTACGATCCGCGCAAGTGGACTCGGGCGTGCGAAGAGAGCATGGCGCTGCGCCTGACCGAAGCCTTCGAAGATCTCGGCTCCCTGGGCAAATCCATCGCACGCGCCTGA
- the hisF gene encoding imidazole glycerol phosphate synthase subunit HisF yields MLSKRVVSCFDVRDGKLVKSIKFVNTKEIGEVLGRAREYYEDGLDELVMYDITASSDGRNIMLETVEAVAAEIFIPFSVGGGIRSVEDATSLRWAGAEKININTAAVERPELISEISDAVGAQSTILSIDVLRVSDNQFPSGFEIVTHGGRNHTGIDALAWVRQGERLGAGEIVVNSIDADGTKAGYDIQLTRAVANAVSVPVIASGGAGKPEHLYEVLTEGGADAALVASMVHYGEYKVSELKQYLHDRGVKIRMNY; encoded by the coding sequence GTGTTGAGCAAACGCGTGGTTTCCTGCTTTGACGTGCGAGACGGCAAGTTGGTCAAGAGCATCAAATTCGTGAACACCAAGGAAATCGGAGAAGTTCTCGGTCGCGCCAGGGAATACTATGAGGACGGGCTCGATGAACTGGTGATGTACGACATCACCGCGTCGAGCGACGGGCGCAACATCATGCTCGAAACCGTCGAGGCGGTCGCGGCGGAAATCTTCATCCCGTTTTCGGTGGGTGGCGGGATCCGCTCGGTTGAAGACGCCACTTCGTTGCGTTGGGCTGGAGCCGAGAAGATCAACATCAACACCGCAGCGGTAGAGCGGCCCGAGTTGATTTCGGAGATCTCCGATGCGGTCGGCGCGCAGAGCACGATCCTCTCGATCGACGTTCTGCGGGTCTCGGACAACCAGTTTCCGTCGGGCTTCGAGATCGTCACCCACGGCGGGCGCAACCACACCGGAATCGACGCGCTCGCCTGGGTACGCCAGGGTGAACGTCTGGGGGCCGGCGAAATTGTGGTGAATTCGATCGACGCGGACGGCACGAAAGCTGGATACGACATCCAACTCACCCGGGCCGTGGCCAACGCGGTCAGCGTCCCGGTGATCGCCTCGGGCGGCGCCGGAAAGCCTGAGCACTTGTACGAGGTGCTGACGGAGGGTGGCGCCGATGCAGCCCTCGTCGCTTCGATGGTCCACTACGGCGAGTACAAGGTCAGCGAACTGAAGCAGTATCTGCACGATCGAGGCGTCAAGATTCGGATGAACTATTGA
- the hisH gene encoding imidazole glycerol phosphate synthase subunit HisH: MITILDYGAGNLRSVQRACHALGEASVVVQDPDGLRRAERIIFPGIGAAPAAMENLSRIDLVEALTESVHKGIPTLGICIGAQVALARSEEGDTPCLGLIPGVTRLFDLKDAGLKVPHIGWNEVRTIRPHPLLAGIEPGDEFYFVHSYFLEPSETDDCYAVSDYGGDFCCAIGRDNFFATQFHPEKSGRFGLSLLERFASWEGGVC; the protein is encoded by the coding sequence GTGATTACCATCCTCGACTACGGAGCGGGCAATTTGCGCAGCGTCCAACGTGCTTGTCACGCCCTGGGCGAGGCATCGGTGGTGGTGCAGGATCCGGACGGTTTGCGCAGGGCAGAGCGCATCATCTTTCCCGGGATCGGCGCGGCGCCGGCCGCCATGGAAAACCTGTCGCGAATCGATTTGGTCGAAGCACTCACAGAAAGTGTCCACAAGGGAATCCCCACCCTGGGGATCTGCATCGGTGCCCAGGTGGCGCTCGCGCGATCCGAAGAGGGAGACACCCCCTGCCTCGGCCTGATTCCCGGTGTGACGCGGCTGTTTGATCTCAAAGACGCGGGCTTGAAGGTTCCCCACATCGGTTGGAATGAAGTTCGAACGATCAGGCCGCATCCTCTACTCGCGGGAATTGAACCGGGCGATGAGTTCTATTTCGTCCACTCCTACTTCCTCGAACCGAGCGAAACAGACGATTGCTACGCGGTTTCGGACTACGGCGGCGATTTCTGCTGTGCGATCGGTCGGGACAATTTCTTCGCGACCCAGTTCCATCCCGAAAAGAGCGGACGTTTCGGCCTCTCACTGCTCGAACGTTTTGCGAGTTGGGAGGGAGGCGTGTGTTGA